GACCAGGACATTCCGCCCCCATCGTGAAGTGTCGGCGCCCATCAGGAACGAAATCGCACTGTTCTCACCGACGCAGTTGTAGGAAACATCCAGGAATCCTTCCTGACCGTAGTATTCGGCCAGCGGAACGTTGACGTCGGCCCGTACGGCGGATGCATCGTTGTCCCAGAAGATATTATAGCGGACGACCGGCCGGCAGTCTCCGAACAGGAACACCGCGTTATTCTGATTGTGGGCTATCACACAATAGTTCACCGTCGGGCTGGCCGAGCTGCAGGCGATCATGCCGCGATAGTACTTGGCTTCGGGGCTGATCGTGTCAATGGGGAACAGCGCTCCATGGGTCATGATGCAATATTTGAACAGCGAGTGATCCGACCCGTTTTTCAGCTCGAAACCGCGCCAGTCGCCCATCTTCGGCCGACGCTTGGAGGACGTGAACACAATCGGGTTGTTGATCTGCCCTTGAGCGAGCAATTGCCCTTCAACGACAACGGCGACGCTGTCCTGAAACACGAATTTCGTGCCGGGCTGGATCGTCACCGTCCGGCCTTCCGGAATGATCCAGTTGCTTTCCAGACCCCACGGCAATCCGCTCGCATCGGGGCCGACGTCGGTGACCTCGGGATTGAGATTCACGTAATCAACGTCCGGGGGTTCCGGCTGAATCGGATTGGGGTCCGGATTCGTGCAGCCGGAGAACGCTGCGAGGAGAATCAGGCAGGAGATCGTGCCCAGAAATAGGTAGGTTTTGGCCATGGCTGATGTGCGTCCAGAGTTTTTTTGGTGCGCGGGTCAAGGCCCGACGAATTCGGATCCGACCGGTGATTCGGATCAGAACTGAATCCGGAAGTGCAGCAGAATGTGCCGCGGAGCCGAATAATTCCGCGGATTGTGGTCGTAATCCGTACCTTGATTGTCGTCGGGCAATTCTTCTTGATTCAGCTCATGGCTGCTGTCATGCGCATTGCCCGTTTCGGGATAGATCTGCCGGATGTCCTTCCGGTTGAAAAGATTGTAAATCTCGAAGCCGGTGGCCAGCTTGATTCCCTTGGCGATCTTCCAGAACTTGTCGAACTTCAGATCGGCCGTGGCCGTCGCCGGGAAACGGGCGGAGTTGGCCAGAATCAGGTTGGTCGGCTTCTGCGCGATGTACTGCGAGGGCGTATAGGGATAACCCGAACCGTAGATGAACTCAAAGGTCGCATACCAATCGCTGGGCAGACGCAGACCGAACAGCCGCGGCTTGTCCTTTTCACCGGCCGCGATCGTCAGGTAGGTGGAAAACGTGTGAGTCTGATCCCAATCGAGCGGATGCTCATCGCGGTTTTCCGGCACGTTCAATTGGGCTCGTTGACGAAGCCCTTCGGTGGCCGCCGACTCCTTGCCGAAGGCATAGGAGTAGTCGTAATTGAGCTGCAACGCCCACAAGTTGGAGGGATTCTTCTTAACCGAGAACTCGAACCCGCGGGCCCGTCCATACCCAAGATTGAAGTAGCGATTGAGCGTCAGCGGTCCGTCGCTCTGGGCGGTCGTACCGATGCGATCGAACTCATCCCGGTAATAACCGGCCACGTCCACCACCCAGTCTTCGGTGAATTCCGTGTTCACACCCACCTCGTAGGAAACCGTCTTTTCGTAATCGAGATTGGGATTTCCGATTTGCGTGTTGGGGGATGGATTGGCCGTTGCGCTCCGATAGTAGTACTCGAAAGCCGGCGTCTGCAGGAAGTGACCGTAGTTGAAATACAGCTTGGACTTGGAGGTGATCGGATAACTGATTCCCAGACGGGGGGAGAGCGCGAACTTTCCGCGCTCGGCGAGGATCGCTCCCGGCTGATTGCGATCCAGTTGGTTCTGAGTTTCTTCGAGCAGATCGTTGGGCTGAAGTACGAAGTCCGCTCGAATCCCCGCCCGCAGGATCATGCCCTCGAATTCCATCTTATCCTGGAAGTAAAGGGATCCCTCCCACGGCTGATGATGATAGAAATCGCGAGTTCCGCCGCGTCCGTAGAAGGGAGCGTCATCCGGCAGCCGGACGTCGGTATTCGTGTACAGCTGGTCGGGCTCCTGGATCGAGTTCATTTTCAGATCGCGACTCTTGACCTCGAACCCGGATTGGAGTTCGTGGTACTTCGAGGCCTGGCTCTTCAGGGTGAACTTGGCCGACCATTCCCTGGACGTCCGATCCATCCAGAACGCCTGATTGTCCCATTGACCCGGATTCAGGAACAGATCGGGCAGGTCATCCTGGACACGGTTCTGGTTATAATCACTGAAGGTCTCGCGGCCATTATCCCACTGGTTGTTGCGCATGTCGAACACCTGCGTACCATTCATGTCATGCAGCGTCCGATTGTCCCACGTCGAAACTCCGTTAATCTTGATCAGGTAGCCCGGCACCGGATAGTTGTAGCCGTCCACTTGCTGCGAGGGAAGCGCCAGCCAGCCCTGCGCGGCGTCCGGATCCCCCGACAGCAGATCGCCATACGTGTAGATCACGGGATAACGCGGATCCATGCCGTGATAGGAATAGTAGGTCCGGTCGTCCTCGATCTTCCAGTTCGGGTGGGTGAAAAGCTCATATTCATCGAACACACCATTGGGGCCGTCATAGACACCGTTGGTGGTCGGCACGTTTCGTCCGCCGTAGGGACCGGAGAAGGAACTCGGCAGGTCCCACCACGTCTCCCACGGATCCCAGATTCCATTGTAGTATCCGTTGGTGTCCGGCAGGTCCTGGAAAGGCTCGCCGGTATCATACCAGAAGTCGCCGTCTACAAACGGCTCGGACTGGTCATCGGTGTCGGGATCGAAAAGATTGCGACGATCTATGGAACCGCTCAGGTTCTTGTCGTCGTAGCCCTCACCCTCGCCGTCATAGATTCCGTTCCGGTTGGCATCCTGGAAACGCTCGCCGTCCCACAGGCCGTTGCGGTTCCAGTCCTGCTCGGGAAGCTGCGGCTCGGCGGCGTCCCAGCGGTCGTTGCCGTTGACGTCATCGTAACGATCCCACGGATCATAGACGCCGAGATTGTTCTGCCCGGTGACGGGATGGGGCAAGTCCACCCACGGTTCCGCATCGTCATAGACGCCGTTGCCGTTCAGGTCTACCCAGTCCTCTCCACGATCCCACTGGCCGTTCCGGTTCACGTCGTCGTAGCCTTCACCCCAGCCGTCATAGAGGCCGTTGCCGTCGGCGTCCAGGTAGCCGTCGAAATAGCCGTTCCGGTCGTTGTCTACCGATCCGGCGAAGAGCCGGTTGTCGTCCTCGCGGTCATCGCTCAGCGTGAACTCATCGGGATTCTTGCCGCGCGGAAGCACTTTCGTGGACGTCGTAAAATTGCTGACCGTCACCTCGTACCAGGTGTCCTTGGTCAGATTGTGCGAGAACGCCAGACTGAAAAGACGGCGCGAGGTCTCCGTATAGGGACGGTTCTCCACGTTGTACTTATACTGCCAGCCGTAGTTGGCGTTCATGGCCGCCTCGCCCTCGGGATAGATGTCCCACAGCGAGTAGTCGCGCTGGAAGGTGAGGTTGAACTTTTTGTTCGGATCCATGCGGTACGTGAACTTCCAGAACGTGGAGAACTCATTGGCCTGCCGCTCGGGAATGCGAAATCCCAGCCCGAGATAGTCGCTCGGCTTTCGTTGAATGCCGTAGGGAGTATAGGTATTGGTCAGCCGAGCCGCTCCCGACGTATAGAAACTGAGCTTCTCCTTCCCCAAGAAATCATCGGCGAAGGGCACGGGACCGGACAGCGAGTAGTCATATTGGTCCGTATTCCAATTGGGATTTCGCTCGCCTATGGAATTGCTCTTGAACATGCGATCCGTGCGGTACTCGAGGATTCCGCCGTAGTTGCGCATCGAGCCTTCCTTGGTCGAAACGTTGACCACCGCCGACTGGAAGCCGCCGTAGCTGGCGTCGCCGCCGGTCAGAACCTCGATTTCCTCGACGTTCAAGGCCGACATGTTCAGAATCTGCCGCGAGCTGGTGATAAGCGGATCGCGGAAATCCACGCCGTCCACCTTGACCAGCATGTCGCTCGACCGGCCGCCGCGCACATGCATCGCCCCTTCGGGGTCCACCTTGAATCCCGGCTGCTTGAGGAGCAGGCCGGTGATGTTGGTCACGGCGCGGGTCTCCATTTCCTTGCCGGTGATCCGCACCTCTTTCTGAGCCACGTCCACCTTCACCGCGGGCGCTTGGTACTCGATGATTTGCTCTTCGATTCCAATGGCTTCTTCGCTGAGCTTGACGTTCAGGGTAATCGTCAAATCACTGCTGACTCGAACGTCCTTGAACGTCTGCGACGTGTAGCCGATGCAGGTCACGCGGATGGAATACGTGCCGGGTTCGACGCCCAGAATGACGTAGTCTCCCTCGATGTCCACCGGCGCTCCCTGCTGGGTTTCCAGTACCTGCACGGCCGCTCCGATGACGCCCTCACCCGATGGATCCGTCACCTTGCCGGCGATCTTGCCGGGACCCGCCAGCGCTTGGGACGCGAGTAGAAGGGCCGAACAAAGCACAAGGATGCAAAATTGAAGCACGTGTTTCATGAAGCACAGTCCTCACCGTTGAGGAGGTCTTGAGCCGTTGGTCGCTCGAAGACCACTCTTCTCTTTTTGTAGGGGGTGGGTGCCATCCTCTGTGAACGACACGGAATCCGCTCCGTCGGCGGCCGGGGCACGGGCCGGCTCTACATATGACGGATAATCTCGTCGGCAAACTCGGACGACTTGACCTTGGTCGCCCCCGCCATCTGGCGGTGGAGATCATAGGTCACACGCTTGGCGGCGATGGCTCCGGCGATTCCGCGATGAATCGCCTCCGCCACCTCTCGCCACCCAAGGTAATCGAACATCATCGCTCCCGACAAAATCACCGAACCGGGATTAATGACGTCCTTGTCGGCGTATTTCGGGGCGGTGCCGTGAGTGGCCTCGAACACCGCATAGAAATCGGACATATTCGCGCCGGGAGCCATCCCCAGTCCGCCCACCTGCGCCGCACAGGCGTCGGAAAGATAGTCTCCGTTGAGATTTGGCGTGCACAAGATCTGATACTCGTCGGGCCGCAGGAGAACCTGCTGGAACATCGAGTCGGCAATGCGATCCTTGATGACCACTTTTCCGGCCGGAATCTTACCGTCGTGCTTGGCCCACAGCTCCTCTTCGCTGATGGTCTGGTCGGCGAACTCGGTGGCCGCGCATTCATAACCCCACTCCCGGAACGCGCCCTCGGTGAACTTCATGATGTTGCCCTTGTGGACGAGCGTCACCGATTCGAGCTTGTGCGAGATCGCCCAGCGAATCGCCTTGCGGACGATGCGGAAGGTGCCGGTCTTGGAGATCGGCTTGATGCCGATTCCCGAATCGGGTCGTACGTTTTTGCCCATTCCCTTGAGCACTTCAATCAACTTCATGGCTTCGGGCGTGCCGGCCTTCCACTCGATCCCCGCGTAAACGTCCTCCGTATTCTCACGGAAGATGATCACGTTGAGCTTCTCCGGATGCGTGACCGGCGAGGGAACGCCCTTGAACCACATCACCGGACGGACGCATGCGTACAGTTCCAGCACTTGCCGAAGCGTGACGTTCAAGGAGCGGATGCCGCCGCCGACGGGAGTCGTGAGCGGTCCCTTGATCGCCACCACGTATTCCTTGATGGCGGTCAGGGTGTCTTCGGGAAGCCACACGTCCTCCCCGTAGATCTTGGTAGATTTCTCGCCGGCGAAAACTTCAAACCAGACGATCTTTCGGCGACCGCCATACATTTTCTCGACGGCGGCGTCGAAGACCTTCTGGGAAGCCCGCCAGATGTCCCGTCCGATCCCGTCTCCTTCGATGAAGGGAATGATCGGATCGTCCGGAACGTGCAGCCGGTTGTCTTTAATGGTGATCGAATGACCGTGACTCGGAGGAGTAAGTTTCTGGTACATTGCCATGGTGGGTTGCTCTGCAAGACCGATGAGGTGTTGCCGGATTGCCCGAACAGCCGGGAACCGGCCGGGATGTGTAGGAGTGAGATAAGCGTTGCCCGGAAGAGTGTCGGAAGGCACGCTCGTCGGAAAATTCGCCCGCGCGAATCCAATTTGCAGCGGTTGTGTGGAACACC
The bacterium DNA segment above includes these coding regions:
- a CDS encoding TonB-dependent receptor, producing MKHVLQFCILVLCSALLLASQALAGPGKIAGKVTDPSGEGVIGAAVQVLETQQGAPVDIEGDYVILGVEPGTYSIRVTCIGYTSQTFKDVRVSSDLTITLNVKLSEEAIGIEEQIIEYQAPAVKVDVAQKEVRITGKEMETRAVTNITGLLLKQPGFKVDPEGAMHVRGGRSSDMLVKVDGVDFRDPLITSSRQILNMSALNVEEIEVLTGGDASYGGFQSAVVNVSTKEGSMRNYGGILEYRTDRMFKSNSIGERNPNWNTDQYDYSLSGPVPFADDFLGKEKLSFYTSGAARLTNTYTPYGIQRKPSDYLGLGFRIPERQANEFSTFWKFTYRMDPNKKFNLTFQRDYSLWDIYPEGEAAMNANYGWQYKYNVENRPYTETSRRLFSLAFSHNLTKDTWYEVTVSNFTTSTKVLPRGKNPDEFTLSDDREDDNRLFAGSVDNDRNGYFDGYLDADGNGLYDGWGEGYDDVNRNGQWDRGEDWVDLNGNGVYDDAEPWVDLPHPVTGQNNLGVYDPWDRYDDVNGNDRWDAAEPQLPEQDWNRNGLWDGERFQDANRNGIYDGEGEGYDDKNLSGSIDRRNLFDPDTDDQSEPFVDGDFWYDTGEPFQDLPDTNGYYNGIWDPWETWWDLPSSFSGPYGGRNVPTTNGVYDGPNGVFDEYELFTHPNWKIEDDRTYYSYHGMDPRYPVIYTYGDLLSGDPDAAQGWLALPSQQVDGYNYPVPGYLIKINGVSTWDNRTLHDMNGTQVFDMRNNQWDNGRETFSDYNQNRVQDDLPDLFLNPGQWDNQAFWMDRTSREWSAKFTLKSQASKYHELQSGFEVKSRDLKMNSIQEPDQLYTNTDVRLPDDAPFYGRGGTRDFYHHQPWEGSLYFQDKMEFEGMILRAGIRADFVLQPNDLLEETQNQLDRNQPGAILAERGKFALSPRLGISYPITSKSKLYFNYGHFLQTPAFEYYYRSATANPSPNTQIGNPNLDYEKTVSYEVGVNTEFTEDWVVDVAGYYRDEFDRIGTTAQSDGPLTLNRYFNLGYGRARGFEFSVKKNPSNLWALQLNYDYSYAFGKESAATEGLRQRAQLNVPENRDEHPLDWDQTHTFSTYLTIAAGEKDKPRLFGLRLPSDWYATFEFIYGSGYPYTPSQYIAQKPTNLILANSARFPATATADLKFDKFWKIAKGIKLATGFEIYNLFNRKDIRQIYPETGNAHDSSHELNQEELPDDNQGTDYDHNPRNYSAPRHILLHFRIQF
- the icd gene encoding isocitrate dehydrogenase (NADP(+)) — protein: MAMYQKLTPPSHGHSITIKDNRLHVPDDPIIPFIEGDGIGRDIWRASQKVFDAAVEKMYGGRRKIVWFEVFAGEKSTKIYGEDVWLPEDTLTAIKEYVVAIKGPLTTPVGGGIRSLNVTLRQVLELYACVRPVMWFKGVPSPVTHPEKLNVIIFRENTEDVYAGIEWKAGTPEAMKLIEVLKGMGKNVRPDSGIGIKPISKTGTFRIVRKAIRWAISHKLESVTLVHKGNIMKFTEGAFREWGYECAATEFADQTISEEELWAKHDGKIPAGKVVIKDRIADSMFQQVLLRPDEYQILCTPNLNGDYLSDACAAQVGGLGMAPGANMSDFYAVFEATHGTAPKYADKDVINPGSVILSGAMMFDYLGWREVAEAIHRGIAGAIAAKRVTYDLHRQMAGATKVKSSEFADEIIRHM